In one Pseudomonas sp. 31-12 genomic region, the following are encoded:
- a CDS encoding catalase family peroxidase, with the protein MSKDRLYDALLDALTATFGHHPGFRATHAKGVLLSGTFIASPPAPVLSRASHLQGQPVPVLLRFSNFSGVPATEDGDPTASPHGLAVRFTLPDGGLTDIVTHSFDGFPVATPEDFLSFLQGIAANVATPPDPLPLQAFLASHPRAEHFLQTPKPAPSSYATAEYFGINALVFTNRQGEAHVGRYRIEPLRAEPAWSEQQAAAMPADYLQDEIGARLGRGVVKMRLVVQLAAPGDAIEDGSIPWSRSHDEVELGILTLGALVPAEEQQFAQQRLDFNPGRLLDGIAPSHDPMILARERIYQRALLRRQQP; encoded by the coding sequence ATGTCCAAGGACAGACTTTACGACGCGTTACTTGATGCGCTGACCGCGACGTTCGGCCATCACCCGGGATTCCGTGCGACCCATGCCAAGGGTGTATTGCTCAGCGGAACCTTTATTGCGTCGCCGCCCGCGCCTGTACTGAGTCGGGCGTCCCATTTGCAGGGACAACCGGTGCCGGTGTTACTGAGGTTCTCCAACTTTAGCGGCGTGCCCGCTACCGAGGACGGTGACCCGACGGCCAGTCCTCATGGCTTGGCCGTTCGGTTTACTCTGCCGGATGGCGGGCTCACGGATATCGTGACCCATTCGTTCGACGGCTTTCCGGTGGCCACCCCCGAAGACTTCCTGAGTTTTCTGCAAGGCATTGCCGCCAATGTCGCCACACCACCGGACCCGCTTCCGCTGCAAGCCTTCCTGGCCAGCCACCCAAGAGCCGAGCATTTTCTGCAGACGCCCAAGCCCGCGCCGAGCAGTTACGCGACCGCCGAGTACTTCGGCATCAACGCGCTGGTGTTCACTAACCGACAGGGCGAAGCGCATGTCGGTCGCTACCGGATTGAACCGTTGCGGGCAGAGCCGGCCTGGAGCGAGCAGCAAGCCGCCGCGATGCCGGCGGATTATTTGCAGGACGAAATCGGTGCACGATTGGGTCGGGGCGTTGTGAAGATGCGTCTGGTGGTGCAATTGGCGGCGCCCGGGGATGCCATCGAAGACGGCTCGATTCCTTGGTCGCGAAGCCACGATGAAGTTGAACTGGGGATTCTGACCCTTGGTGCGCTAGTCCCCGCCGAGGAACAACAGTTCGCCCAGCAGCGCCTCGACTTCAACCCCGGACGCTTGCTAGACGGCATTGCACCGAGCCACGACCCGATGATTCTGGCGCGCGAACGCATCTACCAGCGGGCCCTGCTCAGGCGGCAGCAGCCATGA